gccccagcccccagccagctccaggccctTGCCTCCTCCTTTCCTGGCTCACCTCgtgctggctcagggacaaaGTGCCCGGGCTGAGTGGGaattgactaaatcttataactatgttgatgccCACAGTCAGGCTCTGCACCCTTTTTCTGGCTGATGTCAGTCAGACAAcagctttactgccatggggaacgTCCTAAACATCCCAGGAGACTCACCCCTCAGGTGCCTTTTAACTAATTGGAAATGCTTTCAATTGGATggtttatgccccagaaactccatcttggagaaaacttgagtggtttctctgtgcctttgtgatgtagttaaTTCCTAggtctgaaggaaaaaaaaaaaagagaaaaggaaaaaacgcCAATATGAGTACCCTTGCCAAAAATCTAgtatcttgagtgtcttctccacaaatattggtaaaaagacttaaaatttgtattcatatggggccggcctggtggcacagcagttaagttcacacattccgcttctcggcgacccggggttccctggttcagatcctgggtgtggacatggcaccgcttggcacgccatgctgtggtaggcgtcccacatataaagtagaggaagatgggcacgggtgttagctcagggccatgcttcctcagcaaaaagaggaggactggcagtagttagctcagggctaatcttcctcaaaaaaaaaaaattgtattcataactagggagcttgATATTACattacctgattcatggcagtaattttaaagcaaaagatCTGGAGACtctgtgtatgtctgtctttatgtatgttatatatgtgtgatattttacctctggatggtatggccaaaattaagagctctgtttaactggcttaaagtaagcacttacttaaattctaaatgtcatagaaattaacccaatgtctttcaagttaacatgatatagattaatctttgCTAAATGAGAGCTTGTTTAGGATTGTTGGTTTGGTTGAAATAGGCCTGTCTttagagttgtcagtatttggatatgatgcagacgtGCAGCCCgggtttactggtcaaataaGCTCAGGTCTGTTgcaaattcatcagcaaaataatagctttaaataatggctgattttgtctaatatctcatgaagttttcatggataatctgaacataattgttggaaacaaattaTTTAGATGAAAACGGGTAACAGTTTTTGGGTACAATAattgttttatggtctgtatacttgaaaaaacagcttccaaattcttgttggtaacttaaaactttagagttttgctaagctaagttaaatgataaaaatctgttgagtatctgggtcattttcagATAAGATGGAAGACAAACATTATTGCTGAACAtgtctaagttatctacttttggcttcttattgcagaaaggctaaaagtgtttgggtctatcAATAaacatgccttgtgttttattaaaaaattgtgCTATGAAGtagtatgtttctagaaattaagaaaagtgtTTAGAGTTCTGctataaaagacaattcgtaattgcttaactttttagtttttactagagtctgtaagggttaaaaattctaattaatatatgtaatgaaagttactggaaattaataaggcagacatctttgtattcaaggaaagtaaaatgtatgttttcagtaaagaagatataaaaatggaagTACTTTTGTCTGTTGGGTTAAGAAGgataaatttatcctaaagtactagaagggaagaaagcaagcaagggaaaaattctgaatgtaaaaagaaagttgtagaaggtttgtgaaggaatATTCAGAAAGGAATTTTATGCTGGTCAAGTTGACTAAGAttaagtaaatccaattaagtaaatgaggttttttttaaagattttattttttacctttttctccccaaagccccccagtacatagctgtgtatttttagttgtgggtccttctagttgtggcatgtggaacaccacctcaacatggcttgatgagtggtgccatgtctgcgcccaggatcggaaccagtgaaaccccaggccgccaaagcagagcacacaaacttaaccactcggctatggggctggccccagtaaatgagatttaatgttaaaaataagctggtgcaaaaattaaaatttagttttctctcaaaggataattttctagaacttttggcctgctcaaagtctacctaaaagacaggaAATCtatgttttgctaaaataatttcctgtgttcagaaagaaagaagtctctctcaaaattttttgactgttttaactgcTCTTGACTggttctgttgtcactttgaatagatacctgagcattgttttgcagtgagcattgtttcctatctgaacaagtattttaaaatcttttgatattttggcAAACTCTCTGCCCCACTCCcccaaaaatattcaagtcctgaataaaggctttctttcaACCTGGAAGAAGGAAGTGAATTTCTCTGAGggttttcagagggcccctgagtcttctcaaagaaatttgctctctcttcctataaggaggaataTACTAAACTAAGTAGGCTTATTTGGTCTGGTAAATTCGACggaaagcattgtcaaataagtgatgataaactttcttaggcgGTATTATGTGGGTGAATGCTATTGATACAGGTGTTTTGAAATtgtataacattcctaaaattctggtctgtcctggttgtcagctaTAACTCTGGTTATTTTAAAGTGTTGGACGTCACAAgattaaccaaatttctttgtcaatttccaGTTATGAGTCTTTTGTTGTCTACAGGTATTGTTTTGCtttgatgcttttgcaaatatgtttcatcttcagggAAATTCATGGGAAGGACTCTGGTGCTTACTCTAGcgtacaggtttctgataaactttcagatcataaaactaaactaggtaagaaattacagaactctaatggagaaaataatgacTTCATGAACTGCTAACAAGATTAAGGTCAAAAAttgattacacaggactgaatgaagctgaggatgattataatttgtagtttttcattgagatattgttgatttttttgctgttttgttttctcagatttaaggaaatctttttctcttttttcttatgctaactatgacttatagcaatttggtaaaattatacctttgtgagcaaaattgaaacattacatttttctccctacctgatcctccagaatttggaaactcttagtgagtgagtgagtatggttattttcatggcaatatagttttTTGCATAAGTttaataagaatctgttctccttaaaagaggacacatttggaaacactggttatattgctaaggctttgactggaatgtcatatttaagagaaacatacagactcagatatgaagACAGCGTTTGAGGAataaaggttgactttctggaataaagccacttggaaatattggcctagGACCTTGTTTCCTAGCAACCCTACCTGGTAAataaggaaggtcacttatctggcagggACCTgaaacctcaaaatattttgggggacctccagaagagaggaatccacccaaaactgtaggtattgcaggaaaaatctgatggcaagtccttggcttggcttttgtGGCCTTGAGAGGGCTTCAAAGTTCAATCAGAgcttccttataaaaagttccagcaaagcagatttaaaagagcctatatgatcaatggctattattgctgtacttatgtaaataattggactaAGTTGTATTGAAACTAGACATTTGGCAAACCAGTtcatcttaatttggctatctctTATAAAGAATGAGGGTgtttttagagagaaaagttatGTTGTAGTAGAAGcgatagtacacattcatggatattagattctactTCTGTTAATTATCTTTGAAGTTTTTGTTAcatctgttaactggactggatcatgaattcttctagtctcctgaaatatctggctgcAAGTGTTCAAACTAAGGTTTTCaactttttccatcattttcattttgagtcATTGAGAACAGAACCTGCCCTTTTCCCTGAAGGTTTGCAATCTGAAGCTGGAggacttgatagaaacttaagagagattcatgtctgctGCTGTGGAAGCCGCTCAGAAAGGTCCCTGAACATCCAATGACGTCATCAGAGACacttcaaactgcaaaagatgcttcgacTAACACCTAGAGATCTTTTTGACTGTCTGCTATCTGGGCTCCGAAATTGGTTTATAACTTGCTCCCACcgttaaccttgtttttctttttgtatttctagaaatatttcttaCTAAATACCCAGATAGTTGTTCACgcaatataggcctaactttgggaacACATCTGCCGCAAAAATAAGGGAACAAGCCACCTGGAAACAGACAACTGTAAACCATCATACCCCTTTCTTATCAGATTTAGGTGACTGGTTTACTAACCTTTTCTCTTGGGTATCAGCTGGGATCGGATCTATCCTTGTGGGTGTCATAAAATGGGGCCTCACCTTAGTATTAATATGTCTACTATTCTGCTTAGTCGTTAAATTGGGAATAAAATGTATATCTCCCTTATCCACCAAAGCTTTCAAGTTGACAGCACGACAACTCCCTCTTAGAAATTCCCTGGCCCATTTTAAGAAGTGGGTAACTCTCTTCTATGCCAGGGTCCCCTCACACTGCCctgattcagcaggaagtagtCAGATTGGACATGACAGCCCTATTCCCTACACCAGCATATGATTATGCTGGGGGTCTAACTGACAGGGGGCaattgataccagctcaacacaaagttgacataagggaagccatattgtagaaaggaAACCATATTATAACTTTAGATGACCTCTAATTAGCTCAGGCaagctctgtagattttgtggctcctcccagctgctttaagatgatagctctgggggccagcccagtggcgcagtggttaagtgggcacgttccgcttcagcagcttggggttcgccggttcagatcttgggtgcagacatggcaccacttggcatgccatgctgtggtaggcatcccacatataaagtagaggaagatgggcatggatgttagctcagggccagccttcctcagcaaaaagaggaggattggcagcagttagctcagggctaatcttcctcaaaaaaaaaaaaaaaaaagataactatgttcttttgagttccttaggaatgtgatcaCCCtggggcagagagcctatgctgatagccatcatcaaggACAAccgaaagatcagggtatagggtgttgctccattctctgatacatatccagtaaaacaaaggactgtCAGGagctgggaccagatgtctgcccccacccagagaccagctgtctcctccacctgaagAATAGCCCCGTATATAACTGGCCTgcagtctttgttctgtgagatgcTTCTTTTGGACATGAGGTGgtcatcttccctcttgctaacaagctgtaataaagtcctttctctcctacaaccttgcctcctgactattggcatgtcttgtggcaAGCAGAGGACCCCGCCTTGGTGGTACCAACTCTAACATTTTTGCTGATGTCCTGCCacgtacttttttttaaatctagaatgCCTTTCTGTATCCAGTCCCACTATCCTGTTCAGACGTTACCTCCCGGGTGTAGGTGTGGCTTTTCTGAGGACACTGTCTCCTTGGTATTTGCTGTCATCTTTCCCCTCCAAGTCCACAGATGCCATAACAAAGAGAATTGGCAAAGAGGATTTGAATGCTTCAGAGCTATTGCTCCTGGTGATGCCAACTACAAGTTCAGGATGGTCTTAATCATCGGCGGTGAGTAATCAAGAGTTGGATCTGTTTTTACAGTGCTATGTTCTGTCCTTAAAAGAACAAACTGATATAAGTTGAAAATCTCACAATTTTGCATAGTGCTTAAGGACACAGGTGCTGCAGTAAGATCATATGAGTTCATCACCTCCTGGCAGTGATAATAATGGGAGACATGTCATTGAGCTACTTTGAAGATTAAGtgggaaataatccaaatgaaatTATTAGTGCAGTGTCTGGCATGAGCACTCCAAGCATAGTTGCTGGGATTTTCATTATCATTGTCAGAGCTCTAATATCTAGTAGAAATCCTGTATCGTTTGTCTGAGTAGGAAGGGACTTCAGAAATCCACTAGTTCAATTGCATACCCAAGGCAATTAACTCACTTTACCACACATCCTTATCAAATGATACCTACCATGTTTTCATATTTCCAAGGACAAAGGAATTCACCATCTCAAAAGCAGCTTATTGCATTACTGAATCACCCTCATCATTAGAAAGCTCTTCCCTCTACTGAGCCCAAAATCTTTCTCTCGTTCTTCCCTTAAACACTGTAAAATAAAGCTATTATCATTTCTGTATGACCACTCTTCCACTATATGAAGGCTTCTCATAACCCTTTCTAGCTCTTCTTTCAGCTCTAGGGAAGAGGTTGATACTTTCTGTTGCACACCAGTTTCTCCCAGCCTTTAACTACCACGGCCTGAGATGTCCTACCGAAATCAAGTGGAATCTGAAAGGTCGAGGTGGAAGAAACACATTAACTCTCTTTGAGATGACAAGAGGTCTAATCATCTCTTTTCTACCTCCCTTCCCACGCCCCTGCCCCACCGCTACCCTGTGAACAGTACCAGTTaaaaacacacccacacacacatatggagAGGAGTTTCAATTTATTGGTTGCTCTTTGGGAAAGGTTATATAGAACATTATTGGGGTGAAGTTAAATTCTAGCTACAGATTCCTCAAACTGCTTTAAACCAAATGAACTTTAATGAGATTAGCAAATCCCCTCTCATCCTTATACACAGCAAAGTACCTTACAATTAGAGTCTATATAATCCtctgttgtttttaaatgattaaagcAGACATAATACATAATGCAGTTGATATTAAATATCTTGAGAATGACAAATCAATAGAACTACTTTCACTCTTAAGCATTAACTGGTCATTTATAAATGTTCTGTacatacatttttcattttagattttctcCTTAAAAGGACTTGTGAACTATTCACTATTCTCTGCTATTTGTTTGTATACACATGTCATTAAGTcttccaaaataatatttaaaatctttcttaatATTGCCTCAGAAATGTTAACCTTTAAGgaacattcaattaaaaaaataaaagctcaggtCTTGACTATGTAACACATGTTCAGCTATGTTAAGATTTTATTGTCTCCCTCCATAGAAAGCCTCCAACAACAGACGATGTGCCAGCCTCTTCTGCACTCAACTCAGAGGAAGtcaaacaaaggagaaaaaaaaaaaaaaacacttgaaatcACAGTGACCAAAGGATTTgaattaataattacattaaataacCATAACTTTTTGTTTAACTATTCACATTCCACACAGTGGAAATTATCCTTTTCCCCAGATTTTTCGCttacatttttaactttgaaGAACTACAATCACAAAAAACAACTTATAGACTTGCAGgatgtgtgtttttctcttttaaggccAAGCACAAAATGTACGTGATAAAATTCATATTTGGTGTTTGGCATTATTTTAATAGGAAAGATCGAGATCACAAATATCTggccataaaaaaaaatctactataGTAATGAAGAAAACATATCATTACATCATCGGTGACTCCAATACAATATGTAACAGATATGGcactttcaataaatgttggaagACACACCGTACTTGTGCTAGTCTTATTATAGGCACAGTAAGAAAAGCAGACGTTCCCCTCTTTGGCTAGTGCCGTGCTCTTAAGCCAGTTATGCTGCTGATTATCCCAGTGAAGTTAATTTTGAGGAAATTCTCTTTACTTAAGCCAAATCTGACTTACATGCAAGACTGTGGTACAAGCTACTAAAAGAAGATTACCGCTGCCAACTTAAGTCATCTCTTTTTAACAAAACTGCATGCCTGTGGCAGAGTTAAAACAGCAAGAGAAATTCAGTGTCTGCTATTCCGAATGTCATTTTTCCTCTCTAGTGTGGTTTTACATTTTCAGctccttccccttctttttcctctcccccaccctcaaAACTCTGGCTTAGCATTTGCGTGCTTAAGTAAATCCATTCTGTGCTCTATTGTTGGAGGATGTGGATGATAGAAAGATTTAGGGCAGGGGCATACAGTGTATACGAAACGCACAGACTATGTGTTCGCACAAATTCGCCTGGTGTAGAAGTATCAGTAGTGagtttcaaagttttaaaattagacCCAAAATTTTGGGTGTTCAAGATAACTTCTGCCTCAAAGTATGGTTCCTGTTTAGTTGTAAGCTGAGAGAGCACtagaccaaaataaaaataaaataaaagcagcctCTTCTGTTGCAATGGTTCTTTCAATGTTGGAGTCATGATGGGCAACTGAAATGCAAGTCTACGGTGTTTGTCGCCCATGTTACATATGACTTGGCTAGGGAGGCTGATAGGAAGCATAAAGAGTGTTTGGCAGGGGCAAGGAGAGGGGTGTAACACATAAAACTTCAGGCTTGAAGAGAATAGGTTAGCCAAATCTAAAATGCATTATGGTTTACCCACCTTGCACGTTGGTTATTAGATAAATCCTAAATAGGCATTGGGAGTAGCCCAAGTTTAAAGAGAGGACAGCATCTTACCAGTAGGTTCTGAATTGTTACCATGTTACATGAATCCCACCAGCAGGAGACAGGCAGCTAAATGCACTGAATGCTCTGATTTCCTAACTGGAGTTTCCCAGTAGACCCTCTGAGGgcaaaggaggaaggggaagtcATATCCCTTACAGCTCCTCCCAGATATCAAACCACTCCTCAGCCAGAGGCAATCTCCTTTATTTCCTTACTCTCCTCTGCGCTCCAGCTCAAACTCCTATCaaaggctaaaatgaaaagacCCAAAATATACTTCTAGCTAAAATGGAGCAGGCCCTAAACTCTCTCCTTTAGACTGGTGTTCACTCTCAGGTACGCTCAGCAGACGCAGAATCTTTATAACACGGGGTTGTGGCTCTCAGAAACATTACACAGAAATAATGATCTGGGAATGAGGTGACTACAACCAGCAAAAGGAAAGATATTAGGTCCTTCTGCCtataggttttgttttttcctatccCTGGGTAGAGGGTTTCTGAATTATATCTACTGTCCACCCGAGGGACAAAGCAGGAGGGGCTGTTCTGGTTTAGCTCACTTACTTGGTTCTGAAAATAGGAGTGGTCCATATGCATTTTGAAGGTTGGCATTGGGTTAGGACTAGTTTCAGCAGATCATAGTGACAGCCAAAGTTAATGATTTTTGGcaatctcctttctcctctgttcaCTTGAGTTCTGTTAAATACCAGGAAAACACTTGCTAAAGCTTGGGTCTCTGTGTTGGGGTTGGCCTTTCAAGACTCTGCACATCTCCCTACTGAAATTTTGCTGAGCCCAACTGGTCCTCATCCCCAgtccctcccttctctcacttCTCTATCCTTTCTGCCCTTGTCCACACCAGCCTCCCCAGAGTCTGGTGGCTCTTCCCCaaatgggaaacatttacatctatggtcaactgagTTAATTCAGAACCCTTGGCAGATAGGAGACGAGGCTAAAATAGTCATCGAGCTCCTAAGAAGGATGGACcgtggaagggaggaggaagggaggaagcaagCACAGGCTGAAATACCTTTTCCAAGTCTAATGCAGCACTAAAACAGGTCTCTTGCCCTCAGAGTAGCCTCTTCCATTAACATTCATTCTGCAGGGAGATTCTGGTCCCCAGTAGGGCACACGGAAGACAAAGGAAGAACcagaacacagccctgccccttTGAACGTGCCATCCCCTGTGGAAGCAAATACATTTACATAACAGGAAGTGCCCTGCAGCAGACACTGAGTTTCCTCTGGTGTCTGCAAACACCCACGGCACCCATGCACAATCATGCACACAAACTACGCACTAGCAGGCTTCTGTCAGGAGGCTGCTGATGGTTCTCCTTGCCTCTAGGTTTAAGCCAATAAGAATCAGGTCGTTTGGGATCTGGCTCTGCGCCTGCCTGGGGCTGCATCCCTAGGCCAGGCTGGGTGTGCCCGGCTTAATCCAAATCGATGGATATGCAGCGACACTGCTTCACGCGAGTGACCCTCCTCTTCTTGGTGGGTGGCTGTAGTTCTGGGCAGTTGAGGGTGACCATCATGGTGGTGAATTTCTTGGGCTTGCAGAAGGAGCAGGACTGAAAGGAGCCTTCCTCCTTCCGGATGTGCCTGGGGATGTAGAAGGAGTTGCACTGGCCGTAGCAGAAGCGGTTGATGATGGTGCGGCTATTGCAGCCCTCCTCGTGGATGGTCTGCTTAAGGGGCTGGGTTTTGCACCAGTCTCGCTTCAGGTATTTGCGTTCGGTCACATGCAGGGCCTCCTGGCTGGACTCCAGCACCTCCTCCCCCGGCATGGCAGTGCCTGGCCCTTGGCCCCGCCCCCGGttcctggagccaggctgctggggaGACTGAGTCTGCTCGGAGTCATTGTGCTGGGCCTTGTCTGGTGGGGGGATGGCACCTTGGGAccccttctttttcccttcagcaGCGGGCAACAGGGTccccaggaggagaagcagggctCCCACAGCGTAGGCGGTACGGCTCATGCTAAAggagggaagcacagagaggggagacacaaaagatggaaaattaatCAAAACATTAATAATAGCAACTAACACTTTATCAGGCACTTGTTAAATACTTTATGTAAAAtctttcatttacttctcacaataTCTCTATAAGTTAGGTACTGTTATTCCCATTATCCTCTGGGCCATCAAGCCGTGAAGTAGcttgtccagagtcacacagtgaATAAGCCAAGATGTGAACTCAGCCAGGGCCTACCTCTTCATCACATGGACTCCCACAGgaatttcttcctgcttctgacACCAACTACATTTGACTTTGTATTATGGTCACCTAACTATATTCATTCTTGTACGTGACAATATTGAGTAGGTTCCCTCTGTATGAAAGCCAGATTACCTTTGCACCTCTTTGGGGAAGCTTATTTTCTATGTGGTTTTGTAGCAAGATGAATCAGCCTCACTGCCCAGAGGACTCATCCGCCAGCAAACGCTCCCAGTCTTTTCTCCCCAACTAGCCTGAGCGCTTCTTGAGCTGTGCCTCATTCAGTTGGCTGGATGCTTACAAGATGCTGACTGCCTATCAGGCCTTGGGAGGAGACCCGTGGGGGCGaccagaaagcatttgacagagagagaacacttcccaGGAAGAGCGCTGGATGAAAAGTCAAGACTGAGTTTCTAGTTGAAGTCCTGGGGTAACAACTTGCTATCTGACAGAAAGAAGCATTACTTTACTTCTCAACAAATAACTTCATTTGAGCAAAGAGACAAATACCCCGCCTCCCCAGATGGGTTGTTCAGATCAAATTTCATGTAGAAGTGAAAGCAGTTGAGAACTACCCAAATGTATGGCAGTACTGCAGACAGGACGAATTACTTTACCAGAAAGATCACATTACACCGGAGACTCCTGGACCCTTcacttattctcatttttaaattgggcacAGATATTTGTTATACCATGATagacatttttctactttttttgtgtgtgtacgaggcagattggccctgagctaacatctgtgccagtcttcctctactttatgtgggatgctgccacagagtggcttgacaagtggtgctaggtctgctcccaggatgcAAACCTACAACCCCGGGTACCGAagtggagtacacgaacttaaccactatgccaacaggccagcccccatttttctacttttaaatgataaaatatgtcaTTCACATAAATGTGTGCATGTGACAAAACTTAGAAGGTAGAAAATGGGCACAAGAGAACAGGTATGTGCAAATATTTACATTAGTAAGTGCCATAGATATGTTGAACAAATTAACAACAGAGAGTTATTGTGGATGGGTCTAGAGTTAGATGTGGGTCAGAAAGGGCAATGGCCCAtgaacaatgacaaaaaaaatatttaaataaggggaagaggcagagggaaaactgaccaaaaaaagcaaaacaggaaagCAAGGATggagaaaccaaaaaatgaaTGGAGTGAGGAATGtaaatgagagaaaggaggacTATTCTAGAGGCAAGGTGTTCAGGGAAGGCAGGGCAgacagagaagggggaaaaggaggaggaggagaaccatatttttatttctgtatttttaaattttattccctttttttttattgtgataacatgggtttacaacattataaaaatttcaggtgtacatcattatatttcaatttctgtgtagattatatcatgttcaccacccaaagactaattacaatccatcaccatatgtgtgtatatatatatatatataccacatcttctttatccatt
The DNA window shown above is from Equus quagga isolate Etosha38 chromosome 2, UCLA_HA_Equagga_1.0, whole genome shotgun sequence and carries:
- the GREM1 gene encoding gremlin-1, which encodes MSRTAYAVGALLLLLGTLLPAAEGKKKGSQGAIPPPDKAQHNDSEQTQSPQQPGSRNRGRGQGPGTAMPGEEVLESSQEALHVTERKYLKRDWCKTQPLKQTIHEEGCNSRTIINRFCYGQCNSFYIPRHIRKEEGSFQSCSFCKPKKFTTMMVTLNCPELQPPTKKRRVTRVKQCRCISIDLD